One window from the genome of Prosthecobacter sp. SYSU 5D2 encodes:
- a CDS encoding CDGSH iron-sulfur domain-containing protein: MLPKIYDTQPAIVELEAGDHWWCSCGLSGHQPMCDGEHTGTGMRSKKFTLTERKTVSLCNCKHTRTPPFCDGSHVSLPTARTEV, translated from the coding sequence ATGCTCCCGAAAATCTACGATACTCAGCCAGCCATCGTTGAGCTGGAGGCCGGGGACCATTGGTGGTGCTCCTGCGGGCTGAGCGGCCACCAGCCGATGTGCGACGGCGAGCATACCGGCACCGGCATGCGCTCCAAGAAGTTTACTCTGACCGAGCGTAAAACCGTCAGCCTGTGCAACTGCAAGCACACACGAACTCCACCTTTTTGCGATGGAAGCCACGTTTCTTTGCCAACCGCCAGAACAGAGGTCTAA
- a CDS encoding quinone-dependent dihydroorotate dehydrogenase, whose protein sequence is MSLIANLYPTLKPWLFRMDAERAHEWTTRMMRMAHSLGLLTAGQEKLPQKPVECLGLRFPNVLGLAAGMDKSASAVEAWGALGFGFVEVGTLTPRPQPGNPKPRLFRLPEHDALINRMGFNNPGIHAAVKRLEKRRTKAVVGVNIGKNFDTPNEDAVKDYLAGLKAAYRVADYIAVNISSPNTKGLRDLQAEESIRSLLAALKSEQSRLAQEYGQMKPVLVKIAPDLDGQQIEALSRVFNELAVDGVIATNTTINREAVAGHPLEKEAGGLSGAPVKERSTQVIQAFRMLLKEGTPIIGVGGILSGGDAKEKLQAGAQLVQVYSGLVFRGPALVQDILRTVVNG, encoded by the coding sequence ATGTCTCTCATCGCCAATCTGTACCCCACATTAAAACCCTGGCTTTTCCGTATGGATGCGGAAAGGGCGCATGAGTGGACAACGCGCATGATGCGCATGGCCCACAGCCTCGGCCTGCTGACGGCGGGCCAGGAAAAGCTGCCGCAAAAGCCGGTGGAATGCCTGGGGCTGCGATTTCCCAATGTCCTGGGGCTGGCGGCGGGCATGGACAAATCCGCCTCAGCCGTGGAAGCCTGGGGTGCGCTGGGTTTTGGCTTTGTGGAAGTCGGTACTCTGACCCCACGTCCGCAGCCGGGGAACCCAAAGCCGCGCCTGTTCCGCCTGCCTGAGCACGATGCCCTCATCAACCGCATGGGCTTCAACAACCCGGGCATCCACGCCGCTGTGAAACGTCTGGAAAAACGCCGAACGAAAGCGGTGGTGGGGGTGAACATCGGCAAGAATTTTGACACGCCTAACGAGGATGCGGTGAAGGACTATCTGGCGGGTCTCAAAGCGGCGTATCGGGTGGCGGATTACATCGCCGTAAACATTTCCAGCCCGAATACCAAAGGCCTGCGGGATCTCCAAGCGGAGGAATCCATCCGCTCTCTTCTGGCTGCACTGAAGTCCGAACAAAGCCGCCTGGCCCAAGAATATGGCCAGATGAAACCGGTGCTGGTGAAGATCGCCCCGGACCTGGACGGGCAGCAGATCGAGGCTCTGTCTCGTGTCTTTAATGAACTGGCAGTGGATGGCGTCATCGCCACCAACACGACGATTAACCGCGAGGCGGTGGCCGGGCACCCTCTGGAAAAGGAAGCTGGTGGTCTCAGTGGTGCACCGGTGAAGGAGCGCTCCACCCAGGTCATACAGGCTTTCCGCATGCTGCTCAAAGAAGGCACTCCCATCATTGGCGTGGGCGGCATCCTCAGCGGCGGTGATGCGAAGGAAAAGCTTCAGGCTGGCGCGCAGCTCGTGCAGGTTTACAGCGGCCTGGTTTTCCGTGGCCCGGCCCTCGTCCAGGACATTCTGCGCACGGTGGTCAACGGCTGA
- a CDS encoding molybdopterin-dependent oxidoreductase yields MSAPAAAATPSAPPPVDLVNVQIDGVWYKFPKGTRMIEACKQVKKEVPHYCYHPKLTSPGNCRMCLVEMGMPPRPTPGQEPEKDEHGMAKIGWMPRPVIACANTVADGMGIRTESVLTQECRKGVMEFLLINHPLDCPICDQAGECRLQEFSVEHGKGESRFRENKVKKPKNVDIGPRVRLDDERCIMCSRCIRFTAEIADDPVLGFTERGSHTTLAVHPGKRLENNYSLNTVDICPVGALTSNDFRFQQRVWFLSETNSICTGCARGCNMEIGARGDTIYRQTPRDNNDVNSSWMCDRGRLDFHFVNSEFRLTDPLVKTGGRHEVSTWKKSIQAVADGLAGLKGEEIAIIASARMTNEELFFVKQLVKLLGTENVDVIQRIGEGDNYLSAADKNPNTNGVKQILGFEPGSRIAGITELMSRGKLKAVLALGENLLKAGFERQDLEKVSFLTTLHILANATAELSQVVLPGTAYAEKRGSMINATGRLQRLNKAVNAPGNARDTWEILRDIVVACGGSNGLYSVEDVFKCLANDTAVFNGLSFAKIGDLGIPLIETGETIPLLEREKERKAKGLIVG; encoded by the coding sequence ATGTCTGCCCCCGCCGCTGCTGCCACTCCCTCCGCACCTCCACCCGTTGACCTGGTGAACGTGCAAATTGACGGCGTCTGGTACAAGTTTCCCAAGGGCACGCGCATGATCGAAGCGTGCAAGCAGGTGAAAAAAGAGGTGCCGCATTACTGCTATCACCCCAAGCTGACCAGCCCTGGTAACTGCCGCATGTGCCTGGTGGAAATGGGCATGCCGCCCCGTCCCACTCCTGGCCAGGAGCCGGAAAAGGATGAGCACGGCATGGCCAAGATCGGCTGGATGCCGCGTCCGGTCATCGCCTGCGCCAACACGGTGGCCGATGGCATGGGCATCCGCACGGAGTCTGTGCTGACGCAGGAATGCCGGAAGGGCGTGATGGAATTTCTCCTCATCAACCACCCGCTGGACTGCCCCATTTGCGACCAGGCCGGTGAGTGCCGCCTGCAGGAATTCAGCGTGGAGCACGGCAAAGGCGAAAGCCGCTTCCGTGAAAACAAGGTCAAAAAGCCGAAGAATGTGGACATCGGCCCGCGCGTGCGCCTGGACGATGAGCGCTGCATCATGTGCAGCCGCTGCATCCGCTTCACGGCAGAGATCGCCGATGATCCGGTTCTCGGCTTCACCGAGCGCGGCAGCCACACGACACTGGCCGTGCATCCGGGCAAGCGCCTGGAAAACAATTACTCGCTCAACACGGTGGACATCTGCCCTGTGGGTGCGCTGACCTCCAATGACTTCCGCTTTCAGCAGCGCGTCTGGTTCCTCTCTGAGACGAACAGCATCTGCACCGGCTGCGCCCGGGGCTGCAACATGGAGATCGGCGCCCGTGGCGATACCATCTACCGACAGACTCCCCGCGACAACAACGATGTCAATTCCTCCTGGATGTGCGACCGTGGCCGTCTGGACTTCCATTTTGTAAACAGTGAATTCCGCCTCACGGATCCGCTGGTGAAGACCGGCGGCAGGCATGAAGTCAGCACGTGGAAAAAATCCATTCAGGCCGTGGCCGACGGGCTCGCCGGGCTAAAGGGCGAAGAGATCGCCATCATCGCCAGCGCGCGCATGACCAATGAAGAACTGTTCTTCGTGAAGCAATTGGTCAAGCTGCTGGGCACGGAAAACGTGGACGTCATCCAGCGCATCGGCGAGGGCGACAACTACCTCTCCGCCGCTGACAAAAACCCGAACACCAATGGCGTGAAGCAGATCCTCGGCTTTGAACCCGGCAGCCGCATCGCCGGCATCACCGAGCTGATGAGCCGTGGCAAACTGAAGGCCGTACTGGCCCTGGGCGAAAATCTTCTGAAGGCCGGCTTCGAGCGCCAGGACCTGGAGAAGGTCAGCTTCCTGACCACCCTGCACATCCTGGCCAATGCCACCGCTGAGCTTTCGCAGGTCGTGCTTCCAGGCACCGCCTATGCCGAAAAACGCGGTAGCATGATCAACGCCACAGGCCGCTTGCAGCGCCTGAACAAGGCGGTCAATGCCCCCGGCAACGCCCGCGACACCTGGGAAATCCTGCGCGACATCGTCGTCGCCTGTGGTGGTTCTAACGGTCTCTATAGCGTAGAAGACGTCTTCAAATGCCTGGCCAATGACACGGCGGTGTTTAACGGACTGAGCTTTGCCAAGATCGGGGATCTGGGCATCCCTCTCATCGAGACCGGAGAGACGATTCCGCTGCTGGAGCGCGAAAAAGAGCGCAAGGCCAAAGGATTGATCGTTGGTTAG
- a CDS encoding cytochrome C: MPIYEFYCPENNTVYQFLARTLAYRDQVPACPDNPEFKLQKQISRFAIIGKAKEETENDPFAGLDDAKMEALMADMEGEMGAMDEENPDPRQLGHFMRKLTDLMGDKTPPELREMARRLEAGEDPEKLESEFGGLGEGDDADLFAQMKKIVHSSRAPIRNPKLYEMSEWVK; this comes from the coding sequence ATGCCCATCTACGAGTTTTACTGCCCGGAAAACAACACTGTTTATCAGTTCCTGGCCCGCACCCTCGCGTATCGGGACCAGGTGCCTGCCTGCCCGGACAATCCGGAGTTCAAGCTGCAAAAGCAGATCTCCCGTTTTGCCATCATCGGGAAAGCGAAGGAAGAAACCGAGAATGACCCCTTTGCCGGTCTGGATGATGCCAAAATGGAGGCGCTGATGGCTGACATGGAGGGGGAAATGGGTGCCATGGACGAGGAAAACCCGGACCCGCGCCAGCTTGGCCATTTCATGCGCAAGCTGACTGACCTGATGGGAGACAAAACGCCGCCTGAACTGCGTGAAATGGCGCGCCGCCTGGAAGCCGGGGAAGATCCGGAGAAGCTGGAGTCCGAATTCGGCGGCCTGGGGGAAGGAGACGATGCCGATCTTTTCGCGCAGATGAAGAAGATCGTCCACAGCAGTCGCGCCCCCATTCGCAATCCCAAGCTCTACGAAATGAGCGAATGGGTGAAGTGA